A single genomic interval of Kosmotoga arenicorallina S304 harbors:
- a CDS encoding adenylosuccinate synthase, with protein sequence MKRIAVIGAQWGDEGKGKIVNYFARNYRWVIRFSGGANAGHTIYIKGKKYVNHLLPSIDPYSDSRGFLSSGMVIDLEEMAKEIEKMEVDFPGIGERFYVDPEAVMTLPWHKEQDMLLEGMREKPIGTTGKGIGPAYTDKVSREGLKIYMLQDESTLLERLKELYALKRALFGDKFSMDYKEIFEYLIKLRDRLLRLGVNIAGSIELMEDFRESTLLFEGAQGVMLDLDFGTYPFVTSSTCTAHGVISSGFSTAELDGVFGVIKAYTTRVGSGVFPTEEHAHIADIIRERGSEFGATTGRPRRVGWLDLPAIRYAKVRSAFTHLIITKGDVLSGLDEIKVCVAYEIDGKEKRTPFTSQELFKAKPIYRTMKGWNSVKDKNFDDYIKFIEDEVELPVSYVSYGPGTDEINKK encoded by the coding sequence ATGAAGCGCATTGCTGTGATAGGTGCCCAATGGGGAGATGAGGGTAAGGGAAAGATAGTGAATTACTTTGCCCGGAACTACAGATGGGTTATACGCTTTTCTGGAGGTGCGAATGCGGGTCACACTATTTATATAAAGGGAAAGAAATATGTCAATCACCTATTGCCGTCCATTGACCCCTATTCAGATTCCAGAGGTTTTCTAAGCAGCGGAATGGTTATCGATCTGGAAGAAATGGCGAAAGAGATTGAAAAGATGGAAGTGGATTTTCCGGGCATAGGAGAGCGTTTCTATGTTGACCCAGAAGCCGTTATGACCTTACCATGGCACAAAGAACAGGATATGCTGCTGGAAGGCATGCGCGAGAAGCCAATTGGCACAACAGGCAAAGGCATCGGTCCTGCATATACGGACAAAGTTTCGCGAGAAGGTTTGAAAATTTACATGCTGCAAGATGAAAGCACTTTACTTGAAAGGCTCAAAGAACTTTATGCCTTAAAAAGGGCTCTGTTTGGCGATAAATTCAGCATGGATTACAAAGAGATATTTGAGTATCTAATTAAGTTAAGGGACAGGCTTTTAAGGCTGGGAGTTAATATAGCGGGTTCCATAGAACTGATGGAAGATTTCAGGGAAAGCACCCTTCTTTTTGAAGGCGCACAGGGTGTTATGCTGGATCTGGATTTTGGCACTTACCCCTTTGTAACCTCTTCAACCTGTACGGCACATGGTGTTATTTCTTCTGGGTTTTCAACTGCTGAACTCGATGGAGTTTTCGGCGTAATCAAAGCTTATACTACCAGAGTCGGGAGCGGTGTTTTTCCTACAGAAGAACATGCTCATATTGCGGACATTATCAGGGAACGAGGATCTGAATTTGGTGCTACTACAGGACGCCCAAGAAGAGTTGGCTGGCTTGACTTGCCAGCTATCAGGTACGCTAAGGTGAGATCTGCTTTCACTCATCTTATAATAACCAAAGGCGATGTGTTAAGCGGGCTGGACGAGATAAAAGTCTGTGTTGCATATGAAATCGATGGAAAGGAAAAGAGAACACCTTTTACTTCGCAGGAATTGTTTAAGGCAAAGCCCATTTATCGGACGATGAAGGGCTGGAATTCGGTTAAAGACAAGAATTTTGATGATTATATAAAGTTTATCGAAGATGAAGTGGAACTTCCGGTAAGCTATGTTTCATATGGCCCGGGTACTGACGAAATTAACAAGAAATGA
- a CDS encoding ABC transporter ATP-binding protein: protein MPEIVLKHITKRFGKVYAVKDFDLVVEDRDFVTLLGPSGCGKTTTLRMISGLETPTDGEIEIDGKVVFSSEKQINLSPDKRDVGLLFQNYALWPHMTVYQNIAFGLENLKWKKPDIKKRVYEMAELVKITDLLERYPAELSGGQQQRVAIARTLAPNPRVLLMDEPLSNLDAKLRMEMRSELKRLHKEIEATFVYVTHDQYEAMTLATKICLMKEGVLQQYAPPLEIYDNPKNIFVGDFIGNPSMNFIESRVVDVNGKGYVLKGENLEFNFTPKNNLDNLSIGQEVIVGIRPEDIKISADSANRCVVYSTLPSGMETIIKANLKGIPLTIVTFGRVDFEIDEEIGVDFDSYNYNVFSKSSGEKLAIGGLNLLG, encoded by the coding sequence ATGCCTGAAATTGTTCTCAAGCATATTACAAAACGTTTTGGCAAAGTATACGCTGTAAAAGACTTTGACCTGGTTGTAGAAGACCGCGATTTTGTAACACTCCTTGGGCCATCAGGGTGTGGAAAAACGACAACCCTACGAATGATCTCAGGGCTCGAAACTCCAACAGATGGCGAGATAGAAATAGATGGGAAAGTGGTTTTTTCTAGTGAAAAACAAATTAATCTCTCCCCGGATAAAAGGGATGTTGGTTTGCTTTTTCAAAATTATGCTCTTTGGCCTCATATGACAGTTTATCAGAATATTGCATTTGGACTAGAAAATTTGAAATGGAAAAAACCTGATATAAAGAAGAGGGTTTACGAAATGGCTGAGCTTGTTAAAATAACCGACCTTCTTGAAAGATATCCAGCAGAGCTATCTGGCGGGCAACAGCAAAGAGTTGCAATTGCCAGAACATTGGCACCAAATCCGCGAGTTCTTTTGATGGATGAACCTCTGTCAAATCTTGATGCTAAACTAAGAATGGAAATGAGATCAGAATTAAAAAGGCTTCACAAAGAAATCGAGGCAACCTTTGTATATGTTACCCATGATCAGTACGAAGCCATGACCCTTGCTACAAAAATATGCCTTATGAAAGAAGGTGTTCTACAACAATACGCTCCACCCCTTGAAATCTATGATAACCCCAAAAATATATTTGTTGGAGATTTTATCGGTAATCCCTCTATGAACTTCATCGAATCCAGAGTTGTTGATGTTAATGGCAAGGGTTATGTATTGAAAGGTGAGAATTTAGAATTCAATTTTACCCCCAAAAACAATCTTGACAACCTCTCGATCGGACAGGAAGTAATTGTTGGTATTAGACCTGAAGATATAAAAATATCTGCAGATTCTGCAAATAGATGTGTCGTATATTCCACATTGCCCTCAGGTATGGAAACAATTATTAAGGCCAACTTAAAAGGTATACCCCTTACAATAGTCACCTTTGGAAGAGTTGATTTTGAAATTGATGAAGAAATAGGGGTGGATTTTGATTCATACAATTACAACGTATTTAGCAAAAGCAGCGGTGAAAAGCTCGCCATCGGCGGTTTGAATCTATTGGGCTAA